The genome window AGTAGTGCAGTGTGAAAATTTGTGTCTTTTGTGGACACTAGACGCTGGTCATCCAAGTTAgacaactaattaattaaatacctTAGGGCCGCGAGGGCCGTTTCTCCAGAGGGGAGTGGAGGTGGTGTCGCAGTTAGCGCAGCGGCGAGGGACTATGGTGTCGGCGGCGGATTTATGGACGGAGGAGGGCGGCGGTTGCTTGGACGGCTGCAAAATATCCCAGCAGAAGTTGGACATGCCGCGTTTCTCATTCTCATTGAAGCGACGAGTGGAGGGAGTCGCTAAAGAAAGAGTACAATCCACAGACGCCGCCGCAAAGGAATACATGTTGTTCTCATCTTCACTGTGAATCGCACAAGTTTTGTAGCATTGGCTGTGATGATTACTATTCGGCATAGACAAGAACATAGAAAAAGCCGCCGCAGAAGAAGCGGCGCCGCCGCAGCAAGAACATTGGCCGCAGCTGCTACTGCACCTATGCTGCATCATCTAATGGAGGGTGTTGGTGACAACGTTGTTAGAATGAATAATGAAGGGGGGTTTTGGGTTTTGAGAGGGGATGAGGAAGGAAGGAAGGAGAGTTGTCTGGTAGCTTTATATGATCATAAAATGGCGAAATAACAGTCAGCAGTTGCAGTAGTCCACGTTGTCGCCAAACGACAGcgtcattttcatttctttttttggtttctTGAAATGTTTTTGATTCTTTGCAGCAGTTGAGGTAGACACAGGGATCCAGAATCGTGTAATTTAGCGAGCTGAGCAACAAAGAGAAAGCTAGAGCGATTTAAACTTGAGACTTCTGGACCGCCCTTTCTTATCTCTATACAAATACCCatctacatacatacatatacaaataTCTATCTACATCCACAAACACAAATATAAgatttaattgtttgttgataTGAACGatcaatattattttgattttagtatttttattatttttttgttttatcatttattatatcatttacttttcaaCTTTAGTAAATGAATATTAccttaactatttattattgttaacttactcattaattttcaTAAGGAAGTTCTTAGATTCAAACatcatcccaatcaaaattaGCAACATATATAATGAATATGTTAGGGTgtatattacaaaaatacaaaataaaatttaacaagaactttggtcaattaattagaatcacACATTGGGCATTGATGAAAAGATAAacctaatttaaaatatatattcaacacaAATGAAAAATTGTGCTTATAATCATTGTCTTTTTAGGGAAGGAAGACTTTGTTCTGTTTTTAAAGGTGTACTGCGCCAAAGCATTCAAATTGTAGTGAAGCACACCAAAGGattaaatcaaatcaaaaatttatttttttgcgaAAGTGGCAACAAAGGAAAGCATGGATCACGCCAATTAATAAGGTTTTGTGTTGCAAAACTATTTTTTGGGTACTATCTATTGATGATGTTTCCCTCTACCACAGGCCATAGttatgcattcttgaaatatttatttttatgaaaaaattaacaatCTTGCACTGATATACACCAGGATACcaaatgatactttgataaatgcttaaacatgtttactaattttaaaatgcaCATTAGGCATTGGACTATTCGCGCAATGTGTATGTATACGTAAATCAGTCTAAGTTGTTAATAATTGATCACCTTAAATCGAGAAAGGCCAATAGAATGTTTCCACtagaaaattatcaaattagCACTgaatagaggtgcctacaatccagcgAGGGGTTAGCCACTGTGTCCGACGGTGGAAACCCtaagttacaccaaaaaaaaacttagttgTGGTTGGCCCATAGGTATACTTAATCCATAGCTTGGGCCAATTGccatctatatatacacactaatgatacttcaaaatcaaatatatacaacaaatattGAGCAACATAATTTATCCTTGATACTAAATTAAAGAATGTGTTTCATTCCAATTAGTGATATTATGCAGAAAGATTcaaacaccccccccccccccccccctttttttNNNNNNNNNNNNNNNNNNNNNNNNNNNNNNNNNNNNNNNNNNNNNNNNNNNNNNNNNNNNNNNNNNNNNNNNNNNNNNNNNNNNNNNNNNNNNNNNNNNNNNNNNNNNNNNNNNNNNNNNNNNNNNNNNNNNNNNNNNNNNNNNNNNNNNNNNNNNNNNNNNNNNNNNNNNNNNNNNNNNNNNNNNNNNNNNNNNNNNNNNNNNNNNNNNNNNNNNNNNNNNNNNNNNNNNNNNNNNNNNNNNNNNNNNNNNNNNNNNNNNNNNNNNNNNNNNNNNNNNNNNNNNNNNNNNNNNNNNNNNNNNNNNNNNNNNNNNNNNNNNNNNNNNNNNNNNNNNNNNNNNNNNNNNNNNNNNNNNNNNNNNNNNNNNNNNNNNNNNNNNNNNNNNNNNNNcaaaccccccccccccccctccctttTTTATAGAAGAAGAATAGAATTCAAATACCTAATGAAGAAGACACAGTGTATGTGTATCTCTCCAATAATATATGGAAATGTAAGAGAGAAGTGGTCAAAGAGGTAGTCAAAAGAGCCCACGTGACTAGGGGGTACAGTCTTCCATGGATCTGCCGTCTCCGATCACGAGGTGGCCAGTAGTGTCTCAAACCCAATACTACATCTAAACTTCTGTCGTTTCCCTGCTCTTCTCTCTCCTCTATCCCTGCGCCCTCCCAACGTAACTGGAATTGCGCCAACTCACGCCGCCGGCGAGCTAAAACACGCCATTCTTTCCGATCAGTGCATGAAATGGATACACGTACCGCCATGCACGAAATGAAGATGAGACAATATATTTTCAACGTTAGAATGAGGAGAgctagtagtagtagtagtatggCGGGCATGGGGGTAGACGACGGTAGTGGTTTAAGGCAGTCCAATCCATCACGAGCTGAGAGTACGATagatatgaaatgaaattgaTGGATAGATGACATGCTACGCTAACACCCAGTCTCAGTCTCAGGCTTACCCTCAATCAGTGGCCGTACTTACCCCTTGTTTTAGTTTCACGTGAACTCTAAACCAAAAATTTTGCCTCATTATTCTCcactcttcttcatcatcatcacctcCCTACCTTCACACTCTTCCCAATTTGATGTCGGTCCAATTAAGAGGTAAAATGTTTGtcagtttgaattttttaaagagAAGGGAGTACTATTGgttctgttacaatatagtatctgagAGTGGAAGTCACCTTATTCTAGATAACGCTGTAATtgagtgtcactagaccacaagattaataattatatatatatagggtataGTTCAAGTGTGAacgcgtcttaacgtgtgaacagtgcAGCCTCActactatgtatacagatatacactactcagtgttagaaaatgcaccacacaaatatgcagtagatacacatcaccaaaaaacacaccactaagtaTGGAAGTATACACTACACAATgtttggaaatgcacaattaggggcaggggagttatggtgcattattttgggtgtgtggtgtattttttggtgtttttgtgtattttcatgtggtgcgttttttaacattgagtggtgcattttataacattgagtgtagggatgtcaattgtacTCATACCCGACGGAGAACCCGATTCCCCGCCTCTacgggacggggatggggacaaAAATAAGGGatcggggatggggatgggggcaATTTTGAATTCCCCTCCGGGGACGGGGGGGCGGGGATGGAGAGTACTCTCCCCGCCCCCCTGTCCCcgaaatatgtatgtatatatgtatgtacgtatgtatgtatgtatgtatagccacacaacacacacacatatgtattactttgtatataatatatataattttagaagCTTTCTTGTCATTGTATGTTATGCTTATGAAATGCATATTTAGgtaacatgtttaattgtaaaatattgaataCTACTTTAAGTTGGAGATGAATATATATGcgatatttatttaaatatttttactatttaattttaatttttttataacttataaacgGGGTGGGGATTCCCCGTCTCCGAATAATCCCCGTGGGGATGGGGATGAGGGGATTTTTCCCTTCCCCAgcggggatggggacggggaaTGGGAAAGAAAGTCGGGGGCGGGGATTGGGGTATGTCCCCCGCCCCCAccccgccccgttgacatccctaattgagtggtgtgaaccgcactgttcacacgttaagacgcgtCCACACTTGagcagatttatatatatatatacaaatatttgaaGGACAACGATAAATAATAccgtacatatatatttttaatttcttgtgcCAAAACATAGTGTTATTagcaaatatttaattatgagGTTAATGAGCAAATTGGTTTTGCTTAATTCACATTAAATATGAGATTTAGCAAATTGGTTTTTAATACATATAGTGGGAAATAGGAATGAGATATTCAAATTTAAAGTTATTGGCATTTGAAGTGCATCTTTAAGTTGTATAGTATTTGGAATAATGTAgggtttaaattaaaatgttgatTAAGTGGGAATTCAAAGAGGGTTGGTTTTACTTAGT of Ipomoea triloba cultivar NCNSP0323 chromosome 3, ASM357664v1 contains these proteins:
- the LOC116011719 gene encoding GATA transcription factor 19-like, whose amino-acid sequence is MMQHRCSSSCGQCSCCGGAASSAAAFSMFLSMPNSNHHSQCYKTCAIHSEDENNMYSFAAASVDCTLSLATPSTRRFNENEKRGMSNFCWDILQPSKQPPPSSVHKSAADTIVPRRCANCDTTSTPLWRNGPRGPKSLCNACGIRFKKEERRASAAAAATATAGGVGIEAQHMINTSWVHHHHHHNQAQKMGYYSSAAYGFIDDDHRDSDAAAGAIPFLSWRLSNVADRSSLVHDFTR